aaaagagagaagaccaTATCCCACATTTCTCTAGCAATAGGGCAATGCAACAACAAGGGATCTATTGTCTTTTCATCCCTTTTACACATGTAACACCAGCTTACCAATATAATGTTACACTTTCTCTGGTTTTTCATTGTTAGGATGTTCCTCAAAGAAGCAACCCAAAAGAAGAAATCCACTTTAGTGGAGATTTTAGGCatccaaatgcttttccaaggaaaGCTTTCAACTTGAAAGGTAGCTAAAACTTTGTAATAACATCTAACCTCAAAATGCTTTTGAATATATGGCCTCGCCTTATCCGCTCCAACACCTTGTATCTTGGTTGAATATAAGAGATTTAGGAAAATCGAAAGAGATTCCAATTCCCAATCATGTATTgctcaaataatttataaaaaaaaaatgtattactCGAATAACGTTTAACTCCTAATAAACTAAACCATTTTTGAATTGCATATGATCCACTATGAAAGCTTCCTTTATCCTGGGCAATACGATACAATTTAAGAAGTGACTCCTCAAGAGGAGCATCACAACACCAAACATCCAAGCCAAAACTTAACTCCAGTACTATTACTcacttcaaatttattaaattgagaaaattttgcCCACCTCCGTTGGCAGATTTTATGCATTGACAGATTTTATGCGTCAACAAACTCCAAAAAGGCATCATTAAATACTATAATCTTCCTAACATCCAATCCACCACTATGACAAAGGCAAACACTTTTTTCCCAACTCAACTCCTCCCCTAACCCCATCAATAGAAAATCACGTTGTAATTTCTCAATATGAATAGCTACATTTGCAGCGGTAGGTAATAATGACATGAAATACTTTGACAAATTACAAATAGTACATTTAAGAAGAGTAATTTTACATTCCTTCAATAAGTACATTTGTTTCCACTCCAATAATCActtctcaattttttcaaaacaatattcCAAATATACATTACTATGAACTTTGCAACCAAAGGTAAACCCGATTAACTTAAGAGCCCAGAAACTTAAGTTTTGATATAGAGGTCAAAAGCAGGGGGCGCCACCTTATGGCCAGGGTGGTCCCAGAATCACCATGACtacataataatttaaaattttatatttatctaacctttaaaaaaaatttggaaacacCTTGAATATTTTTTaggccaataaaattaaattttggtccataatttgactaacttaacaatatattagggtctttcaagcaaaaagaatcacatgattttatattcttttaagcTTATACTATGgctttacttttagtttttgttttacttgacACACTGTCATTGTACTACTTTTCctaaaaaacattataatatatattatacaactAATTGGTCAAAGTCAcgaaaatttagtttttttcattgtacaattacttttcttttttctttttccgataattttgattagaaaaaaaatagtagttttagttaattaagttaatacatttaaaaaagttacttaatttttatataacatcaattaattcattatatatataaaataaatttttatttttatgattataaTTAAACATGTGATTGTCTATTCTAaggaaatttgattaaatttacacgaaaagtgtcactaaatattatgtttttacattttgttatcatattattagtaataaacttattatatttttatttatataatttaaaattttattaattatattatttatgatgtCACCGGTTTGACCATCGATCGGATCTCGGTCTGACCAAAAAACTAATAACCAGTTCATTTTCCGGTTTTTTCACTGTACTGGTTTATAAAACCAtggaaaaaaccaaaaaaaaaaaaaatgaacgaaaatctggaaaaaaataaaaataaaaccactaaCAAGGCTCAAACCAAATGCTAATAGAAAAACTCAGTACAAGATCAATCTCATCTCAAACTAAGACTATCACTACTCCAACACCAACACAATTACCTTTTTAattcaacaaatattaaaaaagatatCCTCATTGCCTTAATGCCTCTTGAATTCACAAgtcattaaataatttaaactaaaactaaatcaaacctaaaggctaaaaggaaaaaagaaactcACTTACTCTCCCCAGCCATCGTTGTCTATTCCTGTTCAGCAACACTAACAACAATCACAACTGAACTCTACaagttttatattataaaattttatgtatttgcgtatttttttattattgttattgtcaatatataattttttttaatagattatgTAATTTATGCTTATTGAGAAACACCTTggaaaaaatttctagagcTGCTACTAGTCAAAAGTATTGTAATTTAAGgaggtgtttggttgtgttatttaaacaacagttttcgatatttaaacaatataacacttttttacctacacatatttttataacacttaTACAGCGtcactagaacaacattaccaaacggactaaattataactttttttttttttttttttttgaaaatgactaaattataacttttatatatatatatatatatatatataaataaagagttttttttttttttttttttttttttctctgagaaagagaaagtggTTAGCCCAAATGTTACCTATAGGCTATACGGACTTCTGGGTCTCTTTTGGATGTCTGACACAAGCCCAGGGTAATAAATTTGACCTTGTGATTCACAAGTTGTGAACATTTCCTTTTTGGATCGCAATTCACTTTCACTTTTTATCTGTTTTCACAGACAAATGTTTACCTCCTATCTTTTTCAAAATCCAATCAATcttggatttctttttcttatcgTTTTCCAAAAATTCATGCCAAACCTAACTAACCCAACCGTCCCTTtctcctctctccctctttaaaaaaaaaaaaaaaaaaaaaaaaaccctaaaaacacacactctctctctcactccttTTCATTTCCCCTGTAATTTCAAATTCCAAATGGAAAACCTCTTCCTATTCTTCCCAATGTTCTTCACGATCTATCTCATCGGCTATTTCATCGTTTTCCGGAACTGGAGCCCCAAGATCCGACCCGAAGCCGCCAGCTGCTTTATCTCCTTTGCTCACGGCACACCGGCGGTTTTCTTAGCCACCTCCGCCATACTCGCCGACTCGAACCGCGGCTTCGCCGCGCCGAACACCGAGCCCGAGAACTCAGTCCTCGACTTCAGCATTTCCTACTTCACCATGGACCTCTTCCACTACCTCGCCTTCTGCCCCGGCGACCTCCTCTTCATCGGCCACCACCTCGCCACGCTCTTCGTCTTCGTCACGTGCCGGTACCTCGTGTCCCACGGCGCGTGCGCCATCCTCGCGCTGCTCGTCCTCGCGGAGCTGACCAGCGCGTGCCAGAACGCGTGGACGCTGGCCAGGGCGAGGAGGGACGACGTCGTTCTCGCCGCGAAACTGTACGGTCTCTTGTCCCCTCCCTTTTATGCATTGTATTCGATAGTGCGGGGTGTGTTGGGGCCGTGTTTGGTGTACAAAATGTGTGCGTTCTACATGAGTGGTGAGGCCAGCGGTGTGATCCCAATGTGGGTTTGGGTGTCTtggattgttgttgttgttatggcTATTTCTGTTAGTATTTTGTGGATTTTCAATCTTTGGGTTGAGTTTTTTAGAGAAAGAACGggaaaattggaaaagaaagtaacatagaaagaatgaataaaaatttggaaattattagtttttgtttttgtttttgcttttcaaGCAATGTATCAATGTATTTTTATGACTAGATTCTAGAAATATTCAATAATCTAGTTTTGTATCTTTGATGTGGTATTTTGGATGAAAtgaaagtgttcacaagttttATCTTTTGGATTGAATTCTTTGACTTTTTAGGAGTTAAGAAGAATGAATAATTGTGTTAATTGCGAGTTCGagttagttcaactagtaaagtctcttgtGGTTGAATAAGAGACTTGGGTTCAACCCTCCGCCTatatcaaaaactgattgatttTTTAGTCTGATGATAAGGAGTACCGTCATCAGAATTAGACACCATAAGTTgatactttattaaaaaaaaaaattgcttcaaTTGGTTTAAGTAGTTTGGAAAGTGTCAATTTGGAGTGTATGCATAATGTATAAAATATAGTATTAACTTAGCTATTTCCTTTGTTAGCTTGCCTAAATTGTAGGAGATAAACCTACCAACAATAATATCTGGACTTATAATTAACATATAAAGGTATTAACTTTCTTGGGACATCAAAATCTAAGTATTGTTAACCGCAAATCTGAAACAGAAGTAAGGTTTTTGTACCCTCCATGGGGGATCTGgaaataacaaataaaagataGTAAATAGTGACACTATTGTCTTCCAATACTTATATTTCCCTGCAACAATATTCACAACTGATTATCAGTCCCCTCTATACTAGTCCAAAAATTCTCCCCCACAAATCTCATCCTATTTGTAACAGCAAAATGTGCAAAAACCAATGAATCAAACAAACTCTAACatcaaatacaataaaaattcCAATCCAAATGAACCTAGAACATGTGAGGATAGCCTACACACGCGCACTCACATTTTTACTAATTTGGTAgaacttagatacagtacccAAGGAACTGTATCTAACTCTTTTGGATCCCATCACCATTGTAATCAGGATATCACTTGAATAACTTCCAAACAAATAAGCTAATTAGAATTGtgaatcttttttgttttggtaagaTACTTGCATATACTTAAAAGaagttaaattttaattatagacCAAGGGCTAGCAGAACTAGGATCCTCTTTATTTCAATTGAAATGGAGGTAGTCCAAAATTTTGGCGTATGTAGGGGCATG
This DNA window, taken from Quercus robur chromosome 2, dhQueRobu3.1, whole genome shotgun sequence, encodes the following:
- the LOC126714686 gene encoding TLC domain-containing protein At5g14285 isoform X1, whose protein sequence is MENLFLFFPMFFTIYLIGYFIVFRNWSPKIRPEAASCFISFAHGTPAVFLATSAILADSNRGFAAPNTEPENSVLDFSISYFTMDLFHYLAFCPGDLLFIGHHLATLFVFVTCRYLVSHGACAILALLVLAELTSACQNAWTLARARRDDVVLAAKLYGLLSPPFYALYSIVRGVLGPCLVYKMCAFYMSGEASGVIPMWVWVSWIVVVVMAISVSILWIFNLWVEFFRERTGKLEKKVT
- the LOC126714686 gene encoding TLC domain-containing protein At5g14285 isoform X2, producing MENLFLFFPMFFTIYLIGYFIVFRNWSPKIRPEAASCFISFAHGTPAVFLATSAILADSNRGFAAPNTEPENSVLDFSISYFTMDLFHYLAFCPGDLLFIGHHLATLFVFVTCRYLVSHGACAILALLVLAELTSACQNAWTLARARRDDVVLAAKLD